The genome window CACGTGGGTGTTTGCCGGCGGTGGTGGTCGACAAGACCATCGTCACGCCGTCAAGGTAGGCCGCGATCGCGCCGCCAGCTTGCTTGGCCAGCCGTCCGGTCTCAAACCGGACGGTGCGCTGGCCGAACGAGCCATTGTCGATCGTGGCTTCGGAAAATGTGATTTCAGGACCCTCCACGGGTGCCCTCCTTAACTCTGTTTGAGCGGCGGCGCCCGCCGGCGCGGCCTCATTCGGCCGGCCCGGGACGCGGGTCCGCTGGTTCTAGAGCCAGGCCCTTCCGTTGCGGTCTTCGATCGAGGCCCACGTAAGCGACACGCCGCTGGGGGCGCCTTTGGACGATGCCGCACGGCATCGTCCGCTTGTCAGGCGCCTTCGCGCTGTGCCTACGGAGGCCACTACCGAGGACCGCGAGACATGCGGAAAAGGGCCCTGGCTGATTGCACTATTGAGTTTTCGCGAAAAAGCCCCGTCCGCAGCGCGCACGGGGCGTCCCGACAGATTGCCTATCGGCGCAAACCGAGCCGTTTGACGATGGAGCGGTAACGCTCCACGTCGATCGACTCGAGGTATCCCAGCAACCGCCGGCGCTGGCCCACCAGCAACAGCAGGCCGCGACGCGAATGGTGATCATGCGCGTGGACCTTGAAGTGTTCGGTCAGGTCTTTGATGCGCTGGCTGAGCAGCGCGATCTGAACCTCCGGCGAGCCCGTGTCGCCTTCATGCGTGCCGTATTCGGCGATAATCTTCGCCTTGGTGGCGGAATCAAGCGGCATAGCTCTAGTTCACTCCTTAGTTGCAGGTTGTTGCGCGGAGCACCGGGGCTGATTCACCCGGGCACTTCGAACCGCGGCCGTTAGACGGCAACTACCCACCTTAGCGCATCAGTTCGGGCGGGCCGAATCCCCGTGACCGGCGGCCGGGCCGTGACCGTGCACGAAGATGGCGCCTGGGGATGAGGGACGCGGGCGGCGCGGCTGTTTGGATGGACGCGAAACACCACCGCCCGGCGAGGAGGCCCCATGTTGCGACGACGCTTGACAACTGCCGCGTTATCGGCAAGCTTGCTGGTCGGGGTGGTGACGCTGGCCGCCTGCACGGGCGAAGACGACGGGGTCGCCACCCTGGACCGAGGCGGCGAGGCGACCACCGGCGCGGGCGGCGGCGCGAGCCCCGCTGTGGACACCCGGACCCAGGCCGAACTCATCGCGGACCAGGCGCGGAGCGCCAACGACCTGGTAACTTGCCTGGTCGCGGCGGATATCCCCGCCGTCACCGAGCCCTACAGCGATGACGGACAGCTACATGTCTGGCTGGCGATCGAGGAGGATCACATCGCGTCGTTCGGCGGCGGCGCCGCCATCATGGACGGCATCCCCGATTGGATGCTCGACCTGGCGGCGAAATACGACCCGAGCATGGAGTTGATCAAGGAGGCCCAAGCGGGCGGTTCGCCGACAGCTTGGCCGACCGGAGAGGTGCCCCCGTACTTGATCATCGGCCAGCAGGACCGCACCGAAGACTTGCGGCGGTGCCTGGACTCCTCCGGTTACACCGAGCCGGTCAACTATCCGACCCCCGACAGGGAGGTCGCCATCAAACAGGTGGACCTGGAGGCCACGCTCCCGTGGATCGAATGCGCCCGCGCCAACGGCTATCCGGACCTGGAGGACCCGGTGCCCGTCAAGGCGGACGAATGGCAAACCGAGCCGACTGCCGTCCTGCCCGCGGACATCACGGAGCAGGAGTTCCGGGCGCTGTTGGCGGTGTGCCCCGTCTTCGACGAGGCGGCCTGGCTGGCCCACGACCAGGCCGTCGCCGAGTTGGGCGACAACCCGACCGACGAGCAGCTATTGGAAATCGACGCCCAATACCCGCTGGGTTACCCGAGCATCGGCTTCGACGTGCCCGGCGTGGACGGCCGCCTCCACTCCGGCCCGGAGACGAACACGCCGGTCCCGGACAACGTGGTGAGGGCGTTCGAGATCATGCGCGAGGAACGCGACCGCTACTTCGACGCCCACCCGGACCTCTACCCAGGCAGCTAACGGAGGCGATGCCGCCACCCGGCCCAACGGCATCGTCCCAGGCCACCGCCCCGGCCGGTTCGGGCCCTTACTGGGCCGCTGTCCGTTTCTCCCCGAAGCAAGCCGAAACCCGCCGCTTCGGGGAGAAACGGACAACCGGCGCCGATGCCGCAAACCGGCCACACGGTATCGTCCCAGGTCAGCGGACCGGGCCTTTACGTGACCGACCGAGGCCCTGTCCGGAACTCCCCGAAGCAAGCCGAAACCCGCCGCTTCGGGGAGAAACGGACAACCGCCGCCGATGCCGGCTCCCAGCCACACGGCTTCGACCCAGGTCAGCGGTCCGGCCGGGTCGGGGCGCGCAAGGGGACCTGTCCGGAATTCCCCAAAGCAAGCCGAAAACCGCCGCTTCGGGGAGAAACGGACAACCGCCGCCGACGCCGCCAACCCGTCACACGGCATCGCCCCAGGTCAGCGGACCGGCCGGGTCGGGCCGCGTAAGGCGCCCTGTCCGGAACTCCCCAAAGCAAGCCAAAACCCGCCGCTTCGGGGAGAAACGGACAAGCGGCGGCGGGGCGTGCTGGTCTGCGCGGTCGACGAGACCGTCCTGACCGTCCCGGACGCGCCCGTGGTCGCGGTCCGCTACACGAAGCAGTCCGGGAACCACGGAGGGACCGGCCACCCGCAGGTCCGGCTCCTCGCGCGGGTAATCGGCGCGGAGGTCGCGGTCACGACCGACCAGGGACGCGAGGTCGGCTCCTACAGGCTCCTGACCAGCCTCCTCGACCCGGCGGCGCATCCCGCCGCGGACCTGGTGCGGC of Bifidobacteriaceae bacterium contains these proteins:
- the rpsO gene encoding 30S ribosomal protein S15, which gives rise to MPLDSATKAKIIAEYGTHEGDTGSPEVQIALLSQRIKDLTEHFKVHAHDHHSRRGLLLLVGQRRRLLGYLESIDVERYRSIVKRLGLRR